TCGTAATTTAGTGGTTTCAGGGGCTCGACCTTTAGGCCTGACCGATTGTTTGAATTTTGGAAATCCGCTAAAGCCTGAAAATTTTTGGCAGCTTCGACAAGGCATTGAGGGTATTCGGGATGCCTGTCTTAAATTTGCAATTCCTGTGACCGGTGGAAATGTTAGTCTTTACAATGAAAGTCCACAAGGTGCAGTTTATCCTACTCCAACCATTGGAATGGTGGGGCTTATTGAAGAAGAAAAACAGATTACGACTGCCTTCTTTAAGAATGAGGGCGATTTTATTTTTTTAACTGGAGGGTTTGGGAAAGGTTTAGGAGGAAGTGAATATTTGTGGAGAATTCGAAAGAATCATAAAGGTCCTCTCCCTTTTTTTGATATTGAAAAAGAGATGAGACTTCAAGATTTTATCAGTGAGGCTATTCGAAAAGGATGGGTGAAAAGTGCCCATGACTGCTCGGAGGGGGGATTAGCGGTTGCCCTTTCAGAATCCGCTATTGGAGGAGGAAAGGGGATTTCCTGTCAATGGGATGCTTCTCAAAATTTAAGAAGGGACGAAATGCTTTTTGGTGAATCTCCTTCGCGGGTGGTCCTCTCCATCGATCGTCAAAATCAAGAAGCCATTTCAAAACTTGCAAGTGATTTTGATGTTGAGCTTTCAAAATTGGGAGAAGTTAAAAGTAAGGGCTTTCAAATATCTATTTCAAATTTTAAGGTCATAGATACGACTTTAGAAAAAATCGAGAAACCATGGAGAACCTCAATTGAATCATGGATGAATCCATAAACGAAGAAATTCAAGAAGAGAATTTGCGTCCGAAAGATGCTTGCGGTGTTTTCGGCGTTTTTGGTAATGACAATGCTTCTCATTTAACTTATTTGGGTCTTTATGCTCTTCAGCATCGGGGTCAAGAATCGGCGGGGATTGTTGCAAGCGATGGAAAAACCCTTAAGGTTCATAAGGGCATGGGACTGGTCGGAGAGGTCTTTGGTGAGAAGACGTTAAAGGCCCTTACGGGCTCGATTGCCATTGGCCATGTTCGCTATTCGACCACAGGTTCCAGCCTCATTGAAAATGCCCAGCCACTTCTCGTGAGCTGTTCCAAAGGGGATATTGCGATTGGGCATAATGGAAATTTGGTAAATGCTCGAGAACTTCGTGAAGAGCTTGAACGGAAGGGATCTATTTTTCAGACAACCGTTGATAGTGAAATTTTTCTTCATTTAATTGCAAGATCTTCTCTCCCCTCTCGAGAAGAAGCTCTCATTGATGCCATCAAAAAAGTGCGAGGGGCTTATACCTTGGTCATTTTATGGGAAGACGAAATTATCGGGGTTCGAGATCCCAATGGGTTTAGACCTTTGTGTCTGGGAGAAAAGGACGGGGCTTATATTTTGGCCTCTGAGACCTGTGCGCTTGACTTGATTGGAGCCCGTTTTGTTCGAGATATTGAGCCAGGGGAAATTGTTTTCATTGGGAAAAATATTTTGCGATCGATTAAACCCTTTGGCGAAAATCTTAAAACCTCCTTTTGCATTTTTGAAAATATTTATTTTTCCCGTCCGGACAGTTGGATAATGGGCCATAGCGTTCACTCCATTCGTAAACAACTTGGAGTGGAACTTGCTCGTGAACATGCTGTCGAGGCTGATGTTGTGATTCCTGTCCCTGACTCTGGAAATTCTGCTGCTTTGGGATATTCTCAAGAATCTGGAATCCCGCTTGAAGTGGGTTTTATTCGAAACCATTATGTAGGCCGAACTTT
This region of Chlamydiota bacterium genomic DNA includes:
- a CDS encoding amidophosphoribosyltransferase, producing the protein MDESINEEIQEENLRPKDACGVFGVFGNDNASHLTYLGLYALQHRGQESAGIVASDGKTLKVHKGMGLVGEVFGEKTLKALTGSIAIGHVRYSTTGSSLIENAQPLLVSCSKGDIAIGHNGNLVNARELREELERKGSIFQTTVDSEIFLHLIARSSLPSREEALIDAIKKVRGAYTLVILWEDEIIGVRDPNGFRPLCLGEKDGAYILASETCALDLIGARFVRDIEPGEIVFIGKNILRSIKPFGENLKTSFCIFENIYFSRPDSWIMGHSVHSIRKQLGVELAREHAVEADVVIPVPDSGNSAALGYSQESGIPLEVGFIRNHYVGRTFLQPSQFVRDLGVTIKLNPIREVIQGKRIIVIDDSIVRGTTSRSRVRILRESGAKEVHVRISCPPHVSPCYYGIDFPSSEELIASSHNLDEIRNYLEADSLGYLSLEGMLRAMQHLKIGFCTACYTRDYPVPVSEGTNKSVMEHKRKRIIL